In one window of Zingiber officinale cultivar Zhangliang chromosome 11A, Zo_v1.1, whole genome shotgun sequence DNA:
- the LOC122032025 gene encoding uncharacterized protein LOC122032025 isoform X1, with amino-acid sequence MASPTLDGASLFLVALLLPLRLLGLSSRLLRGGSDRVRSLGVRSVVLFAFVSIRLSAIFALSDTSPSERGALLSELEDLRLKASQLELVLEVSTRTFNSKILDLEERDKVVKEMEEKIRIMENALYELKGSNSDLLNTEVRIGALEKEIQLLFEQSAKNKDSIWSLELSNDKAKEKMEIVASEVEKIENIVTEQWIQIRQLEQAFQSTKMMAANVLKRNKQKEQNKILWPTKETVNKVVQFIRGIGRFEASEFNLLDSFFLRASFSKTDTPRAYDHFKAWILFAQNCHYELQDLIKHEMKMNEFTAEFANNFVVFYLASMMMAIPVMIAWIVFSSLFNFFKG; translated from the exons ATGGCTTCGCCTACGTTGGACGGCGCTTCTCTGTTCCTCGTCGCCCTCCTACTCCCGCTACGGCTCCTCGGCTTGAGCTCTCGTCTTCTACGAGGAGGATCCGACCGAGTTCGGTCGTTGGGGGTCCGATCGGTGGTCCTCTTCGCCTTTGTCAGCATCCGGCTCAGCGCCATATTCGCGCTCTCCGATACCTCGCCCTCGGAAAGAGGCGCACTTCTCTCCGAGTTGGAGGACTTGAGGCTCAAGGCATCTCAGTTAG AATTAGTTCTAGAAGTGAGTACCAGAACCTTCAATTCAAAAATCCTTGACCTAGAAGAAAGGGATAAAGTTGTCAAGGAGATGGAAGAGAAGATCCGAATAATGGAGAATGCTTTATATGAATTGAAG GGTTCAAACAGTGACTTATTGAACACTGAAGTTCGAATTGGTGCTCTTGAGAAAGAg ATTCAGTTGTTATTTGAGCAGTCGGCTAAGAACAAGGATAGCATTTGGAGTTTAGAGTTATCCAATGACAAGGCAAAAGAAAAAATGGAGATCGTAGCTTCTGAAGTTGAAAAG ATTGAGAATATTGTTACAGAACAATGGATCCAAATACGCCAACTGGagcaggcatttcaatcgacaaAG ATGATGGCAGCAAATGTTCTCaaaagaaataaacaaaaagaacAGAACAAAATCCTATGGCCGACCAAGGAAACTGTGAACAAG GTCGTGCAGTTCATAAGGGGCATTGGCCGCTTTGAGGCCTCAGAATTTAATCTGCTTGATTCATTCTTTTTGAGAGCTTCTTTCTCAAAAACAGACACACCTCGAGCATATGATCATTTCAAAGCCTGGATATTGTTTGCCCAAAACTGCCATTATGAG ctcCAAGATTTAATTAAACATGAAATGAAAATGAACGAGTTCACTGCTGAGTTTGCCAATAATTTTGTTGTCTTCTATCTG GCTTCTATGATGATGGCCATTCCTGTAATGATTGCTTGGATTGTGTTCTCATCGTTATTCAACTTCTTCAAAGGATGA
- the LOC122032025 gene encoding uncharacterized protein LOC122032025 isoform X2, producing MASPTLDGASLFLVALLLPLRLLGLSSRLLRGGSDRVRSLGVRSVVLFAFVSIRLSAIFALSDTSPSERGALLSELEDLRLKASQLELVLEVSTRTFNSKILDLEERDKVVKEMEEKIRIMENALYELKGSNSDLLNTEVRIGALEKESAKNKDSIWSLELSNDKAKEKMEIVASEVEKIENIVTEQWIQIRQLEQAFQSTKMMAANVLKRNKQKEQNKILWPTKETVNKVVQFIRGIGRFEASEFNLLDSFFLRASFSKTDTPRAYDHFKAWILFAQNCHYELQDLIKHEMKMNEFTAEFANNFVVFYLASMMMAIPVMIAWIVFSSLFNFFKG from the exons ATGGCTTCGCCTACGTTGGACGGCGCTTCTCTGTTCCTCGTCGCCCTCCTACTCCCGCTACGGCTCCTCGGCTTGAGCTCTCGTCTTCTACGAGGAGGATCCGACCGAGTTCGGTCGTTGGGGGTCCGATCGGTGGTCCTCTTCGCCTTTGTCAGCATCCGGCTCAGCGCCATATTCGCGCTCTCCGATACCTCGCCCTCGGAAAGAGGCGCACTTCTCTCCGAGTTGGAGGACTTGAGGCTCAAGGCATCTCAGTTAG AATTAGTTCTAGAAGTGAGTACCAGAACCTTCAATTCAAAAATCCTTGACCTAGAAGAAAGGGATAAAGTTGTCAAGGAGATGGAAGAGAAGATCCGAATAATGGAGAATGCTTTATATGAATTGAAG GGTTCAAACAGTGACTTATTGAACACTGAAGTTCGAATTGGTGCTCTTGAGAAAGAg TCGGCTAAGAACAAGGATAGCATTTGGAGTTTAGAGTTATCCAATGACAAGGCAAAAGAAAAAATGGAGATCGTAGCTTCTGAAGTTGAAAAG ATTGAGAATATTGTTACAGAACAATGGATCCAAATACGCCAACTGGagcaggcatttcaatcgacaaAG ATGATGGCAGCAAATGTTCTCaaaagaaataaacaaaaagaacAGAACAAAATCCTATGGCCGACCAAGGAAACTGTGAACAAG GTCGTGCAGTTCATAAGGGGCATTGGCCGCTTTGAGGCCTCAGAATTTAATCTGCTTGATTCATTCTTTTTGAGAGCTTCTTTCTCAAAAACAGACACACCTCGAGCATATGATCATTTCAAAGCCTGGATATTGTTTGCCCAAAACTGCCATTATGAG ctcCAAGATTTAATTAAACATGAAATGAAAATGAACGAGTTCACTGCTGAGTTTGCCAATAATTTTGTTGTCTTCTATCTG GCTTCTATGATGATGGCCATTCCTGTAATGATTGCTTGGATTGTGTTCTCATCGTTATTCAACTTCTTCAAAGGATGA